One genomic region from Zalophus californianus isolate mZalCal1 chromosome 2, mZalCal1.pri.v2, whole genome shotgun sequence encodes:
- the LOC113924957 gene encoding activated RNA polymerase II transcriptional coactivator p15 → MPKSKELVSSSSSGSDSDSEVDKKLKRKKQVTPEKPVKKQKTGETSRALSSSKQSSSRDDNMFQIGKMRYVSVRDFKGKVLIDIREYWMDPEGEMKPGRKGISLNPEQWSQLKEQIADIDDAVRKL, encoded by the coding sequence ATGCCTAAATCAAAGGAACTTGTTTCTTCAAGCTCTTCTGGCAGTGATTCTGACAGTGAGGTTGACAAAAAgttaaagaggaaaaagcaagttACTCCAGAAAAACCTGTAAAGAAGCAAAAGACTGGTGAAACTTCAAGAGCCCTGTCGTCCTCTAAGCAGAGCAGCAGCAGAGATGATAACATGTTCCAGATTGGGAAAATGAGGTATGTCAGTGTTCGGGACTTTAAAGGGAAAGTCCTAATTGATATTAGAGAATATTGGATGGATCCAGAAGGTGAAAtgaaacctggaagaaaaggtATTTCTTTAAATCCCGAGCAATGGAGCCAGCTGAAGGAACAGATTGCGGACATTGATGACGCAGTAAGAAAGCTGTAA